The sequence TCCACAACCCGGCCGCCGGCAAGGCCGCCCAGCCACCGGCGGAGAGCACCAGGCCGTAGAGCAAGAGGCCCGAGACGAGGGGCACACCGATATTGTCGTCCAGCCCCTGGGGCAGCGACTCGAGGGCCGCCGCCACCAGCGCCGTGACCGCCGAAACGATCAGCGCGAAGGTCCAGTCATAGCGCCCGGGGGCGGTCCACAGCAGCAGGGTGACGGCGCCGGCGGTGCCGAACAGCCAGTAGGCGAGAGTGCCGGCCCAGCTCTTGTCCGGGTTCCAGGGGAGCTTGGCGCGACCGATGCTCATCCCCACCAGGGAGGCCATGCCGTCGCCGAAGGCGAGGATTGCCCAGGTCGCCGCCGCCACCTCCAGGCGGCGGTGGAAGAGCAGGATCAAGAGCAGCACGCACACCGGGTAGAGCAGCACCCCGATGGAGCGGCCGGAGGTTTTCTCTCCCTCCCGCAACAGGTGACGCCCTCCGAGACGCGGCAGCACCTTCCAGTTGAACAGGAAGGCGACAATCGCCAGCACGGCGCCCCACAGGGGACCGAGAAAGCGCAGCAGGAAGGCGAAGCCGCCGACGCTCATGTGAACGACCTTGCGGGCGACCTCGCCGCCGGTGAGGCTCATGCGGTCACCTCCTCGGCGCCGTCCCGGGCGGCGGTCCAGGTCTCTCGCACGGCGCTCTCAAAATCGTGCTTCGGCTGCCAGCCGAGGGCTCGGATCTTGTCGCTGCCGGCGCGCATCAGGGGGATGTCGACGGGCCGTACCCGGGCCGGGTCGACCTCGATGCGCACCTCCAAGCCGGCGACGGAGCACAGCTTCTGAACCACTTCTTCGATCGAATGATCGGTGCCGGAGCCGACGTTGTAGGCCTCGCCGCTCACCCCGCGCTCGGCCAGCAATAGATAGGCATCCACCCCGTCCGCCACGTGGAAGAAATCCCGCCGGGCCGCCAGGTTGCCGACGGACAGCGCCGGCTCGTGCTCGCCGCGGGCGATAGCCGCCAATTGCAGGGCGAAAGAGGGCAAAGCGAACTCCGGCGCCTGGCCGGCCCCGATCATATTGAAGGTGCGGGCCACCACGGCGCCGCGAGCGAGGGCCAACCGCTCGGCGGCGGCCTTGGTCAGGGCGTAGGGACTGCGCGGCGCCAAGGCGCGGTTCTCGGCGATGGGCTGCTCCGCCGGCGGCACGTAGCCGTAGACCTCGGCGCTCGAAGCGAACACCACCCGCCGGTCGCCGGCGGCGTCGAGCAGGTTCTCGGTGCCGATGAAGTTGACGGCGAAATAGTCCGCCATGCGATTCCAGGACCGGCCGACGTGGGACAGGG is a genomic window of Acidobacteriota bacterium containing:
- a CDS encoding GDP-mannose 4,6-dehydratase; protein product: MHLLVTGVSGFVGCRLAAVALDRGHRVTGVCLGERRAPEGVSVHEVNVLDGAALAAVVAAENPDVVIHLAALSHVGRSWNRMADYFAVNFIGTENLLDAAGDRRVVFASSAEVYGYVPPAEQPIAENRALAPRSPYALTKAAAERLALARGAVVARTFNMIGAGQAPEFALPSFALQLAAIARGEHEPALSVGNLAARRDFFHVADGVDAYLLLAERGVSGEAYNVGSGTDHSIEEVVQKLCSVAGLEVRIEVDPARVRPVDIPLMRAGSDKIRALGWQPKHDFESAVRETWTAARDGAEEVTA